A single Dechloromonas denitrificans DNA region contains:
- a CDS encoding chemotaxis protein CheW, protein MEAMTHGGAGAGEADLTVSEFLTFTLGSEEYAIDILKVQEIRGYEPPTLIANAPPFIKGVINLRGIIVPIVDLRIKFKLGKIEYTPFTVVVILNVAGRVIGVVVDSVSDVISLTPPQIRPAPDFSGSFDTKYIVGLASQDSRMMIVTDIERLMSSADMELIDSATE, encoded by the coding sequence ATGGAAGCGATGACGCACGGTGGTGCAGGAGCAGGCGAAGCGGATCTGACGGTCAGCGAGTTCCTGACTTTTACGCTGGGCAGCGAGGAGTACGCAATCGATATCCTGAAGGTCCAGGAAATTCGCGGTTACGAGCCGCCGACGCTGATTGCCAACGCGCCGCCTTTCATCAAGGGAGTGATCAACCTGCGCGGCATCATCGTGCCGATCGTCGATTTGCGGATCAAATTCAAGCTTGGCAAGATCGAATACACGCCCTTTACGGTGGTCGTCATCCTCAACGTCGCCGGTCGGGTGATCGGCGTCGTGGTCGATAGCGTATCCGACGTCATCTCGCTGACCCCGCCGCAAATCCGCCCGGCCCCGGATTTTTCCGGCAGCTTCGATACGAAATACATTGTTGGCCTGGCTTCGCAGGATTCGCGGATGATGATCGTGACCGACATCGAGCGCCTGATGAGCAGTGCCGATATGGAACTGATCGACTCGGCGACCGAATAA
- a CDS encoding chemotaxis protein CheW produces the protein MAIDMSQFYQVFFEESAEHLAAMEALLLDLDVENPDPEQLNAIFRAAHSIKGSAGTFGFGDLADATHILENLLDRIRKHELGLRADMVDAFLEAGDLLRSMLEAHQGRGTVDAQQVEAVSARLRQLSADQPPVEAPATPEPPVATPSAGSKASAEAGGAVKRVFDIQFVPTEFSAKGDGVTLLLDELRTIGALEIISQPDVDAHNVGFWQCRLITAAALEDFSDQVDFVADNGAWRVSEDKSVAVNGAVAFGFFEDSPGVPDEDRGYGFFSAVDDRSVTDIAAAIDKTEDDDGYGFFEPLPSVPQAALAAEPLVEDDQEAYGFFAPLTPPPAVVPVVEVAEEGDGFGFFVPIAPSEKAGTVQVSVQPPPVPAEKPAPAPARTARRASQAVAAGDSSIRVSIEKVDQLINLVGELVITQAMLLQTTMRMEDQAPERLINGLTQLERNTRDLQESVMSIRMMPISFVFSRFPRVVRDLSAKLGKQVELKTSGETTELDKGLIERIADPLTHLIRNSLDHGIELPELRVAAGKSPVGTITLKAYHQGGNIVIEVGDDGAGLPRNKILAKARERGLPVSEQMTDAEVFNLIFEAGFSTAEQVTDVSGRGVGMDVVRRNIQAMGGRVEIESMLGVGTRMTVRLPLTLAILDGMSVAVGDQTYILPLSYIIESLQPQASDIKTLSNQARVIQVRGEYLPVVVLHEVFNLKSAWTDFTQGIMVVIDADGAKAALFVDALVGQHQVVIKSLEANYRRVVGVSGATIMGDGHVALILDVSAIAGMAKSNMQKAG, from the coding sequence ATGGCTATCGACATGAGTCAGTTCTACCAGGTGTTCTTCGAGGAATCGGCGGAGCATCTGGCGGCAATGGAAGCGCTCCTGCTTGATCTGGATGTCGAGAATCCCGATCCAGAGCAGCTCAACGCCATTTTCCGGGCGGCGCATTCAATCAAGGGTAGCGCCGGGACGTTCGGCTTTGGCGATCTGGCCGATGCCACCCATATCCTGGAGAATTTGCTTGATCGTATTCGCAAGCACGAGTTGGGCTTGCGTGCCGATATGGTGGATGCCTTTCTTGAGGCGGGAGATCTGCTGCGCAGCATGCTCGAAGCGCATCAGGGGCGGGGCACCGTCGATGCGCAGCAGGTCGAAGCCGTTTCGGCGCGACTGCGGCAGCTGTCGGCCGATCAACCCCCGGTCGAGGCGCCGGCAACACCCGAGCCGCCGGTTGCGACCCCTTCTGCCGGGTCGAAGGCTTCGGCCGAGGCAGGTGGGGCGGTAAAGCGTGTTTTCGATATCCAGTTCGTGCCCACCGAGTTTTCTGCCAAAGGCGACGGTGTCACCCTTCTGCTTGATGAGCTTCGCACCATCGGGGCTCTTGAAATTATTTCCCAGCCCGATGTCGATGCTCACAATGTTGGCTTCTGGCAATGTCGTTTGATCACCGCTGCGGCGCTGGAGGATTTCTCCGACCAGGTCGATTTCGTCGCCGATAACGGTGCATGGCGGGTTTCCGAAGACAAGTCGGTTGCCGTAAATGGTGCCGTGGCTTTCGGGTTCTTTGAGGATTCGCCAGGTGTACCGGACGAGGATCGCGGCTACGGATTTTTTTCGGCCGTTGATGATCGTTCGGTTACCGATATTGCTGCAGCCATCGACAAGACCGAAGATGACGACGGCTACGGCTTTTTTGAACCCTTGCCGAGCGTGCCGCAGGCGGCCCTGGCTGCCGAGCCATTGGTGGAAGATGACCAGGAGGCTTACGGCTTCTTCGCACCACTGACGCCACCGCCAGCGGTAGTGCCGGTGGTTGAGGTCGCCGAGGAAGGTGATGGTTTCGGCTTTTTTGTTCCGATCGCCCCGTCGGAAAAGGCCGGGACGGTGCAAGTCAGCGTCCAGCCGCCCCCTGTGCCAGCCGAAAAGCCGGCGCCCGCTCCGGCGCGCACCGCGAGGCGGGCCAGCCAGGCTGTTGCGGCCGGGGATTCGTCGATACGCGTCAGCATCGAGAAGGTCGATCAGCTGATCAATCTGGTCGGCGAACTGGTCATCACCCAGGCCATGCTGCTGCAGACCACGATGCGGATGGAAGACCAGGCTCCGGAACGCCTGATCAACGGCCTGACGCAGCTGGAGCGGAACACCCGCGATCTGCAGGAGTCGGTGATGTCGATCCGGATGATGCCGATTTCTTTCGTCTTCTCGCGCTTTCCGCGAGTCGTTCGCGACCTTTCCGCCAAGCTGGGCAAGCAGGTCGAACTGAAGACTTCCGGCGAAACGACCGAGCTCGACAAGGGCCTGATCGAGCGCATTGCCGATCCCTTGACCCACCTGATCCGGAACAGTCTCGATCACGGCATCGAGTTGCCCGAACTACGGGTTGCCGCCGGTAAAAGCCCGGTTGGGACGATCACCCTGAAGGCCTACCATCAAGGCGGCAATATCGTCATCGAGGTCGGGGATGACGGGGCCGGTCTGCCGCGCAACAAGATTCTGGCCAAGGCGCGCGAGCGCGGGTTGCCGGTATCCGAGCAGATGACCGATGCGGAAGTGTTCAACCTGATCTTCGAGGCCGGTTTCTCGACCGCCGAGCAGGTCACTGATGTTTCGGGGCGCGGGGTCGGGATGGATGTCGTGCGCCGCAATATCCAGGCAATGGGTGGGCGGGTCGAAATCGAGTCGATGCTCGGGGTCGGCACGCGGATGACCGTGCGCCTGCCGCTGACGCTGGCCATTCTGGATGGCATGTCGGTTGCGGTGGGGGATCAGACCTACATCCTGCCCTTGTCCTACATCATCGAGTCGCTGCAACCGCAGGCCAGCGACATCAAGACGTTGTCCAACCAGGCACGGGTCATCCAGGTTCGCGGCGAATATCTGCCGGTCGTCGTCTTGCACGAGGTTTTCAACCTGAAATCGGCGTGGACCGACTTTACCCAAGGCATCATGGTCGTGATCGACGCCGATGGCGCCAAGGCCGCCTTGTTCGTCGATGCCCTGGTCGGGCAGCACCAGGTGGTGATCAAGAGCCTGGAGGCAAACTATCGCCGGGTGGTCGGGGTTTCCGGGGCGACCATCATGGGCGATGGCCATGTCGCACTGATTCTGGACGTCTCGGCGATTGCCGGCATGGCCAAGTCGAATATGCAGAAAGCCGGTTGA
- a CDS encoding response regulator, which translates to MAKTILAVDDSASIRQMVSFTLKSAGYEVVEAVDGMDGLDKAKARSINLVLTDQNMPRMDGLTLIKSLRALPQYASTPILMLTTESSDAMKSQGRAAGATGWLVKPFDPQKLIEVVRKVIG; encoded by the coding sequence ATGGCGAAAACCATTCTTGCTGTTGACGATTCTGCCTCCATCCGTCAGATGGTTTCATTTACCCTGAAAAGTGCCGGCTATGAAGTCGTTGAAGCGGTCGACGGCATGGACGGTCTGGATAAAGCCAAGGCCCGGAGCATCAATCTCGTCCTTACCGATCAGAATATGCCGCGCATGGATGGCCTGACCTTGATCAAGAGCCTGCGCGCCCTGCCGCAGTACGCATCGACGCCTATCCTGATGCTGACGACGGAATCCTCCGATGCCATGAAATCGCAAGGGCGTGCAGCCGGTGCCACGGGCTGGCTGGTCAAGCCCTTCGACCCGCAAAAACTGATCGAAGTCGTGCGCAAGGTAATCGGCTGA
- a CDS encoding NUDIX hydrolase produces MRFCNRCGADVSHVVPAGDSLPRHVCNSCGYIHYENPRLVVGCVAEWDGRILLCRRAIEPQLGFWTLPAGFMENGETTAQAASRETMEEAGASIILDAPFAMVSIAHINQVHLFYRGRLATPAYAAGVESLEVLLLNEEDIPWQNLAFRSVTLCLEHYLADRASGTYGFHEAELTPLVFSPINRSDDTEPAR; encoded by the coding sequence ATTCGTTTCTGCAACCGCTGCGGTGCTGATGTCTCCCATGTCGTTCCTGCCGGAGACTCTCTTCCGCGACACGTATGTAATAGCTGCGGCTACATTCATTATGAAAACCCGCGCCTCGTTGTCGGTTGTGTTGCCGAATGGGACGGGCGTATCTTGCTTTGTCGGCGAGCCATTGAACCTCAACTTGGGTTCTGGACGTTGCCGGCCGGCTTCATGGAAAACGGCGAGACGACGGCCCAGGCCGCCAGCCGCGAAACGATGGAGGAGGCCGGAGCCAGCATCATTCTGGACGCGCCTTTCGCGATGGTCAGCATCGCGCACATCAATCAGGTTCACCTCTTTTATCGCGGCCGCCTGGCCACTCCCGCCTACGCTGCGGGGGTGGAAAGCCTGGAAGTGCTGCTGTTGAATGAAGAAGATATCCCTTGGCAAAATCTGGCCTTCCGCAGCGTCACGCTCTGCCTGGAACACTATCTCGCGGACCGGGCCAGCGGCACTTATGGTTTTCACGAAGCCGAACTGACACCGCTGGTTTTCTCGCCGATCAATCGTTCTGACGATACTGAACCGGCACGCTGA
- a CDS encoding DUF3149 domain-containing protein has product MAWELLFSSDIGLMSLGVIVGVLVIGAWMGKMYSSKMNEESRKLGK; this is encoded by the coding sequence ATGGCATGGGAATTGTTGTTTAGTAGCGATATCGGCCTGATGAGTCTTGGGGTCATTGTCGGTGTGTTGGTGATTGGCGCCTGGATGGGCAAAATGTACTCAAGCAAGATGAACGAAGAAAGCCGGAAACTCGGCAAGTAA
- the motA gene encoding flagellar motor stator protein MotA, which translates to MFLIVGYVIILASSLGTYALHGSLLALWVPAEYIAIVGLTTGYFVGGNNIKLLKATVGALPGVLKSSKFTKAFYVDALAMLFEVLGKVRKEGLMSIEGDVENPEASPIFSKYPNLVNDHHVMEFVTDYLRMMVGGNLNTVEIENLMDVELETHHHQAEAPGHAVAKLAGAVPAFGIVVAVMGVVNVMGSVGSPPAVLGKMIGGALVGTFLGILIAYGFVEPVGNLLEQKAKEGAKIYQMIKMVLLASMSGYAPQVAIEFGRKTLESDVRPSFIELEDELKARKGK; encoded by the coding sequence ATGTTTCTAATCGTCGGTTATGTAATCATTCTGGCTTCGTCGCTGGGAACTTACGCCCTTCATGGCAGCCTGCTCGCGCTGTGGGTGCCTGCCGAATACATCGCTATTGTTGGTTTGACGACCGGCTACTTTGTCGGCGGTAACAACATCAAGCTTCTCAAGGCCACGGTCGGTGCTTTGCCAGGAGTTCTCAAAAGTTCGAAATTCACCAAGGCGTTTTACGTCGACGCCTTGGCCATGCTTTTTGAAGTACTCGGCAAAGTTCGCAAAGAAGGCCTGATGTCCATCGAAGGCGATGTCGAGAACCCGGAAGCCAGCCCGATTTTCAGCAAATACCCCAATCTGGTAAACGACCACCATGTCATGGAGTTCGTCACTGACTACCTGCGCATGATGGTTGGCGGCAACCTGAATACCGTGGAAATCGAAAACCTGATGGATGTCGAACTGGAGACGCACCATCATCAAGCGGAGGCGCCAGGGCACGCGGTTGCCAAGCTGGCCGGTGCGGTGCCGGCCTTCGGTATCGTGGTTGCGGTGATGGGTGTGGTCAACGTGATGGGGTCGGTCGGCTCCCCGCCCGCAGTGCTCGGCAAGATGATCGGTGGGGCGTTGGTCGGTACTTTTCTCGGTATTCTCATTGCTTACGGCTTTGTCGAGCCGGTGGGCAACTTGCTTGAGCAAAAGGCAAAAGAGGGGGCGAAAATCTATCAAATGATCAAGATGGTTTTGCTGGCCTCGATGTCCGGTTATGCACCGCAGGTCGCTATTGAATTTGGCCGCAAGACCCTCGAGTCCGACGTGCGCCCCAGCTTTATCGAGCTTGAGGACGAACTCAAGGCCCGCAAGGGCAAGTGA
- a CDS encoding FixH family protein, protein MRLRNDNRPWYKEPWPWILISGPAIVVVAGFITAWLAIVSNDGLVTDDYYKQGLSVNQRLHRDHMAGNLGLHADVMRSEMNIRLLLGADATAQVPEAIILKLAHPTRAGQDQLVQMVSEGQGFYSGKLTADISGRWLVSIEDPAGQWRLQGEWQADSVEPLRLTAKAGK, encoded by the coding sequence ATGAGATTACGCAACGATAACCGCCCTTGGTACAAGGAACCGTGGCCGTGGATTTTGATTTCCGGCCCGGCGATTGTGGTCGTCGCAGGCTTTATTACGGCCTGGCTGGCGATTGTCAGCAATGACGGTCTGGTTACTGATGACTACTACAAGCAAGGGCTTTCGGTGAACCAGCGTTTGCATCGCGATCACATGGCCGGTAACCTTGGTCTGCATGCCGATGTAATGCGCTCGGAGATGAATATCCGTCTGCTTCTTGGCGCCGATGCAACGGCCCAGGTGCCAGAGGCGATTATTCTTAAATTGGCTCATCCGACCCGGGCAGGTCAGGACCAGTTGGTGCAGATGGTCTCGGAGGGGCAGGGCTTTTACAGCGGCAAGTTGACTGCTGATATTTCTGGACGTTGGCTTGTCTCGATTGAAGATCCGGCTGGGCAATGGCGGCTTCAGGGGGAGTGGCAGGCTGATTCTGTGGAACCGCTGCGCCTGACGGCTAAGGCGGGTAAGTAG
- the motB gene encoding flagellar motor protein MotB, translating into MSDDSSRPIVIKRKKVVAGGAHGGAWKIAYADFVTAMMAFFLLMWLLGSTAKGDLQGIAEHFQNPLKVGMSGGSGLGDATSILQGGGQDLTRQAGQVKKGDVEGKKTTSFSKEAQAEFRRKERERLEALKADIEKMIEQTPQLAQFKKQLLLDITTEGLRIQIVDEQNRPMFDSGGAELKPYTRDILRQIGKSLNEVPNRISLAGHTDAAQFVGGSQGFTNWELSANRANASRRELVAGGMGDTKVLRVVGLASTVPFDKNDPLSSANRRISIVVLNQRTEMAILQEEGPQSEISNEGDISGGLNLPAAGKGTSG; encoded by the coding sequence ATGAGCGACGATTCCTCTCGCCCGATAGTCATCAAGCGCAAAAAGGTCGTTGCCGGTGGCGCGCATGGTGGAGCCTGGAAAATTGCCTATGCCGACTTCGTAACGGCGATGATGGCTTTCTTCCTCCTGATGTGGCTTCTCGGCTCGACGGCCAAGGGCGATTTGCAGGGCATTGCCGAGCATTTTCAGAATCCCTTGAAGGTTGGCATGTCGGGTGGCAGCGGTCTGGGTGATGCAACCAGTATTTTGCAGGGCGGCGGCCAGGATTTGACGCGGCAGGCTGGTCAGGTCAAGAAGGGCGACGTCGAAGGCAAGAAGACAACGTCCTTTTCCAAGGAGGCTCAAGCCGAGTTCCGGCGCAAAGAGCGGGAGCGCCTGGAAGCCCTGAAGGCGGATATTGAAAAGATGATTGAGCAGACTCCGCAACTGGCGCAGTTCAAGAAGCAGTTGTTGCTCGACATAACGACAGAAGGGCTGCGGATTCAGATCGTCGACGAACAGAATCGGCCGATGTTCGATTCCGGCGGGGCTGAGCTCAAACCATATACCCGGGATATTTTGCGGCAGATCGGCAAGTCCCTGAACGAGGTTCCCAACCGCATCAGCCTGGCCGGGCATACCGATGCCGCGCAGTTTGTCGGTGGCAGCCAGGGGTTTACCAATTGGGAGCTGTCGGCCAATCGCGCCAACGCGTCGCGTCGGGAGCTAGTTGCCGGCGGGATGGGCGATACCAAGGTTTTGCGGGTCGTTGGGCTGGCATCGACGGTGCCGTTTGACAAAAATGATCCGCTGAGTTCGGCCAACCGCCGAATCAGCATCGTGGTGCTGAATCAGAGAACCGAGATGGCCATTCTCCAGGAGGAGGGGCCACAGTCTGAAATTTCCAACGAGGGAGATATTTCGGGCGGACTGAACCTGCCGGCTGCCGGCAAGGGGACCTCCGGCTGA